Proteins from one Chitinophaga oryzae genomic window:
- a CDS encoding glycosyltransferase family 2 protein: protein MTDKRSSPVVSIITVCYNAGRFIESTIRSVLAQTYPHIEYIIVDGASKDNTMEVIAPYRSRIAKVVSEKDNGLYDAMNKGMQLATGEYLLFLNADDVLAEDTVIEKMMHSCADADVYYGEAMFIDEHGNELGLRSEQTPHKVPAQLNWKSLKHGMVVSHQAYIIRRKLSPLYDLQYKVCADIDWMIRTLKASRHICNTHITVSKFRVGGTSKQRQQLAWKERYKILSRYYGHIPNFTHHLFIGLRYIFSKKY from the coding sequence GTGACGGATAAACGATCATCACCGGTTGTCAGCATTATCACCGTATGTTACAATGCAGGCAGGTTTATTGAAAGCACCATCCGAAGCGTGCTGGCACAGACCTACCCGCATATCGAGTACATCATCGTGGATGGGGCCTCGAAAGATAATACCATGGAGGTGATAGCGCCTTACCGCTCCCGCATCGCGAAAGTGGTGTCGGAGAAAGACAACGGCCTGTATGACGCCATGAACAAAGGGATGCAGCTGGCCACCGGCGAATACCTGTTGTTCCTCAATGCAGACGATGTCCTTGCGGAGGATACAGTGATTGAGAAAATGATGCACAGCTGCGCGGATGCAGACGTATATTACGGAGAAGCGATGTTCATCGACGAGCACGGCAATGAATTGGGACTGCGCTCTGAACAAACGCCGCATAAAGTACCGGCACAGCTCAACTGGAAAAGCCTGAAACACGGCATGGTGGTGTCTCACCAGGCATATATCATACGCCGGAAGCTGAGCCCGCTCTACGATCTGCAATATAAAGTATGTGCAGACATCGACTGGATGATCAGAACATTAAAGGCTTCCCGTCATATTTGCAATACGCATATTACCGTGTCAAAATTCAGGGTGGGCGGTACTTCCAAGCAACGGCAGCAGCTGGCGTGGAAGGAACGGTACAAGATATTGAGCCGGTATTACGGGCATATCCCTAATTTCACGCATCACCTGTTTATCGGGCTGCGATATATATTCTCGAAAAAGTATTAA
- a CDS encoding methionine biosynthesis protein MetW: MRNDNRNYDYSGIPANRRPEYSKIISLLETGSKVLDLGCGNGLLIEAMQQEKQCQCKGMELSESGVEICRQKGLDVISGRIDETLPYGDNEFDVAVCNVTIQMVMYPEKLLAEMKRVSRYQIVSFPNFAYFINRFDMLFNGRMPRRMLFGYHWYNTGHIHQLSVRDYDELLLAVGGLQKKRKLYVSAGFKLIDLLGGLFPGWFRKTVILETVKE; encoded by the coding sequence ATGCGCAATGACAACCGGAATTATGACTATTCGGGTATTCCAGCCAACAGAAGACCTGAATACAGTAAGATCATCAGTTTACTGGAGACAGGAAGTAAAGTACTGGACCTGGGCTGTGGTAACGGCTTGCTGATAGAGGCCATGCAGCAGGAAAAGCAATGTCAGTGCAAAGGCATGGAGCTTTCTGAGTCGGGCGTGGAGATCTGCCGGCAGAAAGGGCTGGACGTCATCTCCGGGCGTATCGACGAGACATTGCCGTATGGCGACAACGAATTTGACGTGGCGGTATGTAATGTGACGATCCAGATGGTGATGTACCCGGAGAAATTATTGGCCGAAATGAAACGGGTTTCCCGTTATCAGATCGTCTCATTTCCTAACTTTGCGTACTTTATCAACCGCTTCGACATGCTGTTCAACGGCAGGATGCCCAGGCGGATGCTGTTTGGCTATCACTGGTACAATACCGGCCATATCCACCAGCTGTCTGTCCGGGACTATGATGAGCTGTTGCTGGCAGTGGGCGGATTGCAAAAGAAACGGAAGCTGTACGTGTCGGCCGGCTTTAAGCTGATCGACCTCCTGGGCGGCCTGTTTCCCGGATGGTTCCGCAAGACCGTCATCCTGGAAACGGTGAAGGAATAA
- a CDS encoding class I SAM-dependent methyltransferase has protein sequence MINFLIRNYMYLANRKMPVKPYPLSFWEAKKASLRRFSGKENILSPSYRWLKTPGAAIPVQELKGLYDGVTLGSWTMDADSMALLWSRLVKERPKVIVECGCGVSTIMFGKYFSLYRPDGILLSLEQDPKEKLRLEGRLKDLGLEKGVHIYHLPVAGPDEGYDFAQFGGLATLPFMEPFDWLIIDGPAGGDNSRYNTVPALQSMAKPGATWFLDDALRDAELNILERWSHLPGVVVTGVYPVGKGFAEGSYK, from the coding sequence ATGATAAATTTCCTTATCAGGAATTACATGTATTTAGCCAACCGCAAAATGCCTGTAAAACCATATCCGCTGTCTTTCTGGGAAGCCAAAAAAGCTTCTCTGCGGCGCTTTTCCGGCAAGGAGAATATCCTGAGCCCTTCTTACCGCTGGTTGAAAACACCTGGAGCAGCTATACCGGTGCAGGAGCTGAAAGGACTTTATGACGGTGTTACGCTGGGAAGCTGGACGATGGACGCCGATTCTATGGCGCTGTTGTGGAGCCGGCTGGTAAAAGAACGTCCGAAAGTAATCGTGGAATGTGGTTGTGGCGTGAGCACGATCATGTTTGGCAAATATTTTTCATTGTATCGTCCCGACGGCATTTTGCTGTCGCTGGAGCAGGACCCAAAAGAGAAGCTGCGCCTGGAAGGCCGGTTGAAGGACCTGGGGCTGGAAAAGGGCGTGCATATTTACCATCTGCCGGTAGCAGGCCCTGACGAAGGGTACGATTTCGCGCAGTTCGGCGGCCTGGCAACATTGCCTTTTATGGAGCCGTTTGACTGGCTGATCATTGATGGCCCGGCAGGCGGCGATAACAGCCGGTACAACACTGTCCCTGCTTTGCAGTCCATGGCCAAACCGGGCGCTACCTGGTTCCTGGACGATGCGCTGCGGGATGCGGAGTTAAATATACTCGAACGCTGGAGCCATCTGCCCGGCGTGGTAGTAACGGGTGTTTACCCCGTAGGCAAGGGATTTGCCGAAGGATCCTATAAATAG
- a CDS encoding glycosyl transferase, whose product MNERDTTLYYCTLFDSNYLSRGLAMYTSLAAVCSDFHLYVFAFDDKCLSVLRKMALPHLTVISLAEFEDPELLKVKPTRNRAEYCWTCSSSTILYCIQQFQLPHCTYIDADLYFYNDPRVLMEEMGNHSVLITEHRYTPQYDKSKLSGKYCVQYITFRNNRWGMEALQWWRNACLDWCYDRHEDGKFGDQKYLDDWPTRFMNVWVMENLGGGLALWNIQQYDVFKNGDKLRCREISTGKEFAPIFYHFHYLKYFSDNTIELGRRIITPAVKQLFYEPYILELEKSKRQIQAVDPSFDPHGARPRPAGLKAMLVTIWRKLRNVYHIYPLKESGI is encoded by the coding sequence ATGAACGAAAGAGATACTACATTATATTATTGTACGCTGTTTGACAGTAATTATTTGTCCCGTGGGCTGGCCATGTACACTTCACTGGCGGCCGTATGCTCCGATTTTCACCTGTATGTTTTTGCTTTCGACGACAAATGCCTGTCTGTATTACGGAAGATGGCGCTGCCGCACCTGACCGTGATCTCGCTGGCGGAATTTGAAGACCCGGAACTCCTGAAGGTGAAGCCTACCCGTAACCGGGCGGAATACTGCTGGACCTGTAGCTCTTCCACCATTCTTTATTGCATTCAACAGTTTCAGCTGCCGCATTGTACCTATATCGATGCGGACCTGTATTTTTACAACGATCCCCGCGTGCTGATGGAGGAGATGGGTAACCATTCCGTGCTGATCACCGAGCATCGTTATACGCCGCAGTACGATAAAAGCAAGTTAAGCGGCAAATACTGCGTGCAGTATATCACCTTCCGCAACAACCGCTGGGGCATGGAAGCGTTACAGTGGTGGCGCAATGCGTGCCTCGACTGGTGCTATGACCGCCACGAAGACGGTAAGTTCGGCGACCAGAAATACCTGGACGACTGGCCTACCCGTTTCATGAACGTATGGGTAATGGAGAACCTGGGCGGCGGCCTGGCGTTGTGGAATATCCAGCAATACGATGTGTTTAAAAACGGCGATAAATTACGCTGCCGCGAGATCAGCACCGGGAAAGAGTTTGCCCCGATATTTTACCATTTCCATTACCTGAAGTATTTTTCCGATAATACCATAGAACTGGGCAGGCGTATCATCACGCCGGCCGTTAAGCAACTGTTCTATGAACCGTATATCCTGGAACTGGAGAAAAGCAAACGGCAGATACAGGCGGTTGACCCGTCTTTTGACCCGCATGGGGCCAGGCCCCGGCCGGCCGGGCTGAAAGCTATGCTGGTCACCATCTGGCGCAAACTGAGAAATGTTTATCATATATATCCCCTGAAGGAATCCGGGATTTAA
- a CDS encoding lipopolysaccharide biosynthesis protein has protein sequence MGIIRKQSFYSSIFIYIGFAFGAVNLIMLMPKIFSREEIGLTRVLIDVSTLLATVASLGAVPVINKFFPFYHDYLKPEKNDLPKLTLIVSLIGYVLFILFTVIFKGLIIRKFSGNSSLFITYFYAIYPLTFFILAYNMLEGFAWGLHKTIASNFLKEGGIRIISTVMLLVFAFAHISFTQYINVFSLPYAVAAIALLVILWRTGQLKLSSGGISNVTRRLGKRMFIFSSYVFSSNVFTLLRKTNDILIISSISGLEHAGLFSYATFVISFMEVPQRSMYAITTPILATAWKNRDMAKIQELYTKSSITLSIAGIGIFGAIWLSVHNLVLYLGPGWDLIVKIIFLLGLAKMIDLVTGINNQIIQTSNYWRFDFVSSIVVVFISFFFNIYLQRRIGTIGAAYADLITVGIFNLARYLFIWIRFGMQPLSLKTLYALLLGVGGVLLVQLLPFMFNMYADTIVRSVLFMGLFGAAVIGTRLSEDVNNAWEIIKGKIGLRY, from the coding sequence ATGGGGATCATCCGAAAACAGAGCTTTTATTCATCTATCTTTATCTATATAGGGTTCGCCTTCGGCGCGGTCAACCTGATCATGCTGATGCCAAAGATTTTCTCCCGCGAGGAAATCGGCCTTACCCGCGTATTGATCGATGTCAGCACGCTCCTGGCCACGGTAGCTTCTCTCGGCGCGGTACCGGTGATCAACAAATTTTTTCCGTTTTATCACGATTACCTGAAGCCGGAAAAAAACGATCTCCCCAAACTCACGCTGATCGTTTCGCTGATCGGTTACGTGCTGTTCATCCTGTTTACAGTTATCTTCAAAGGGCTCATCATCCGTAAATTCAGCGGCAACTCCTCGCTTTTTATCACCTACTTCTACGCCATCTACCCGCTCACCTTTTTCATACTGGCGTATAATATGCTGGAAGGTTTTGCCTGGGGCCTGCACAAAACAATCGCCTCCAATTTCCTGAAAGAAGGAGGTATCCGCATCATTTCCACCGTAATGCTGCTGGTGTTTGCCTTTGCCCATATCAGCTTCACCCAGTATATTAATGTATTCAGCCTGCCTTATGCCGTCGCCGCCATCGCGCTGCTGGTGATCCTGTGGCGCACCGGCCAGCTGAAACTCAGCAGCGGCGGCATCAGCAACGTTACCCGCCGGCTGGGCAAACGTATGTTCATCTTCAGCAGTTACGTGTTTTCTTCCAACGTGTTCACCCTGCTGCGGAAAACCAACGATATCCTCATTATCTCCAGTATCAGCGGCCTTGAACATGCGGGGCTCTTTTCCTACGCTACGTTTGTGATCAGCTTCATGGAAGTGCCGCAACGCAGCATGTACGCCATCACCACGCCTATCCTCGCCACCGCCTGGAAAAACAGGGACATGGCCAAAATACAGGAACTATACACCAAAAGCTCTATCACCCTGTCTATCGCCGGCATCGGCATCTTCGGGGCCATCTGGCTGTCGGTCCACAACCTCGTGCTGTACCTCGGTCCGGGCTGGGACCTGATCGTCAAAATCATCTTCCTCCTGGGCCTCGCCAAAATGATCGACCTGGTAACAGGCATCAACAACCAGATTATCCAGACATCCAACTACTGGCGCTTTGATTTTGTCAGCTCCATCGTGGTGGTGTTTATCTCTTTCTTTTTCAATATATACCTGCAAAGGCGTATCGGCACTATCGGCGCGGCTTATGCAGACCTCATCACCGTGGGGATCTTCAATCTCGCACGTTACCTCTTCATCTGGATCCGTTTCGGCATGCAACCCCTAAGCCTCAAAACGCTGTACGCGCTGCTGCTGGGTGTAGGCGGCGTATTGCTGGTGCAACTGCTGCCATTTATGTTTAACATGTATGCAGACACCATCGTGCGTTCCGTCCTTTTCATGGGACTGTTCGGCGCCGCCGTGATCGGCACGCGGTTGTCGGAAGATGTCAACAACGCCTGGGAAATTATCAAAGGAAAGATAGGACTCCGCTACTAG
- a CDS encoding DegT/DnrJ/EryC1/StrS family aminotransferase yields the protein MIDYENLGLLNKPFFDEFKAAFSDTLESGWYILGNKVKEFETAYAQYHHVKHCLGLANGLDALILALRAFSFAPGDEVIVPSNTYIATILSIAQCGLKPVLVEPDIHTYNIDPEKIPAAITPRTRAIMVVHLYGKSCEMDKIMAIKEKHNLVLIEDCAQSHAASFKGQLTGTFGEFGAFSFYPTKNLGALGDAGAILCNDDDLATAIRRLRNYGSDVKYYNEVVGYNSRLDEVQAAFLSVKFKYLAQITEHKRKLADIYHQGLKSDFIKPVVHPDYFDVYHIYNIRHERRDELKQFLLDNGVKTDIHYPLPPHHQKAMKGIIEGASYPISEEIHRTTLSLPCSYCHTTADIEKVVEVINKF from the coding sequence ATGATCGATTATGAAAACCTCGGCTTGCTGAACAAGCCTTTCTTCGACGAATTCAAAGCTGCTTTCAGCGACACGCTGGAAAGCGGCTGGTACATACTGGGCAATAAAGTAAAGGAATTTGAAACCGCCTATGCGCAGTATCATCATGTAAAACATTGCCTCGGGCTGGCCAACGGCCTCGACGCGCTGATCCTGGCGCTGCGTGCGTTCAGCTTCGCGCCGGGCGATGAGGTGATCGTTCCTTCCAATACCTACATCGCCACCATCCTGTCTATCGCGCAGTGCGGCCTGAAGCCCGTGCTGGTGGAGCCGGATATCCATACGTACAACATCGATCCGGAGAAAATTCCGGCAGCGATCACGCCCCGCACCCGCGCTATCATGGTGGTGCATCTCTACGGTAAAAGCTGCGAGATGGACAAAATTATGGCCATCAAGGAAAAACACAACCTGGTACTGATCGAAGACTGCGCCCAGTCACATGCCGCCTCCTTCAAAGGGCAACTGACCGGCACTTTCGGGGAATTCGGGGCGTTCAGTTTTTATCCGACCAAAAATCTCGGCGCCCTCGGCGATGCAGGGGCCATCCTCTGCAACGACGATGATCTGGCCACCGCCATCCGCCGGCTGCGTAACTACGGCTCCGATGTAAAATATTACAATGAGGTGGTGGGCTACAACTCCCGCCTGGATGAAGTGCAGGCGGCTTTCCTCAGCGTGAAGTTCAAATACCTCGCGCAGATCACAGAGCATAAACGCAAGCTGGCAGACATCTACCACCAGGGATTAAAAAGCGATTTCATCAAACCCGTGGTACACCCGGATTATTTTGATGTTTATCATATCTATAATATCCGCCACGAACGCCGGGATGAACTGAAGCAGTTCCTGCTGGACAATGGCGTGAAAACAGATATCCACTATCCGCTGCCGCCGCATCACCAGAAAGCCATGAAAGGCATTATCGAAGGTGCTTCCTACCCGATTTCGGAAGAGATACACCGTACCACGCTGAGCCTGCCGTGTTCTTACTGTCATACCACCGCGGACATAGAGAAAGTGGTGGAAGTGATCAATAAATTCTAA
- a CDS encoding C40 family peptidase, with protein MMRIKGHLWMKLSVCAMALGSCSTIKKSTAKRDHTPTVSESRRITFIDHINTPSRGHSSSGGTKSVSIGKNITYASANLENAQSWQFKYAQLLDVPVENVLNFDLYNFIEEWWGTPYRLGGKTREGIDCSGFVNTLVSSVFQFALTGNSAELYSKVRQHLKGRDLREGDLVFFKIHHKRISHVGIYLDNDKFVHASTSNGVMISDLNEPYWKRYFVGGGRL; from the coding sequence ATGATGCGTATAAAGGGACATTTATGGATGAAATTATCGGTTTGTGCAATGGCATTGGGTTCCTGTTCTACCATCAAAAAAAGTACCGCAAAGCGTGATCATACGCCAACGGTGTCTGAGTCCCGCCGCATTACTTTCATTGATCATATCAATACACCGTCGCGCGGGCACAGTAGTTCCGGCGGCACCAAGAGCGTGAGCATCGGTAAAAACATTACCTATGCCAGCGCCAACCTGGAGAACGCGCAGAGCTGGCAGTTCAAGTATGCCCAGCTGCTGGATGTGCCGGTAGAAAATGTGTTGAATTTCGACCTGTATAATTTTATAGAAGAATGGTGGGGCACGCCTTACCGTTTGGGTGGTAAAACCCGCGAGGGCATTGATTGTTCCGGTTTCGTGAACACACTGGTGAGTTCCGTGTTCCAGTTTGCGCTGACCGGCAATTCAGCAGAATTATACAGCAAGGTAAGGCAGCACCTGAAAGGCCGTGACCTGCGAGAAGGCGACCTGGTGTTCTTCAAAATCCATCACAAACGTATCTCCCACGTAGGTATCTACCTCGATAACGATAAATTTGTACACGCTTCCACCAGCAACGGCGTTATGATCAGCGATCTGAACGAGCCTTACTGGAAGCGGTATTTCGTTGGCGGCGGCCGCCTCTAG
- a CDS encoding sugar 3,4-ketoisomerase, whose product MAHIIDLTTHSDKRGNLTVIEKQIPFSIKRIFYIYGVDDSVRGGHRHHHTIQAAICVHGSCIVSNNNGKGEKTDFVLDHPNKCLILEPEDWHTMHHFTPDAVLLVMASTPFDPADYIYEPYDIADRL is encoded by the coding sequence ATGGCACATATTATTGATCTGACGACACACAGTGATAAACGGGGGAACCTTACCGTCATCGAAAAGCAGATCCCTTTTTCCATCAAAAGGATCTTTTATATCTATGGCGTGGATGATTCCGTAAGAGGGGGCCACCGTCATCACCATACCATACAGGCCGCCATCTGTGTACATGGCAGTTGTATCGTATCCAACAATAACGGTAAAGGAGAAAAGACCGACTTTGTGCTGGACCATCCCAACAAATGCCTGATACTGGAACCGGAAGACTGGCATACCATGCACCATTTTACCCCCGATGCGGTATTGCTGGTGATGGCATCCACGCCTTTCGACCCGGCCGATTATATTTACGAACCTTATGACATCGCTGACAGGTTATGA
- a CDS encoding YfhO family protein — protein MKQNWLKAILPHLAAIGIFILLATVYCSPVLEGKIVNQSDMMNVTGMAKEARDFYETTGETPLWTNSMFSGMPSYVIYTGPGKNAITFVNKLVTLGLPSPVNMLFLAMISMYLLACILDFKYWIRILGAIAFAFCSYNVILIDVGHITKMYDIALMPAVLAGIILTYRGRLIGGFGLTAIATALLIYNNHLQMIYYTLIMILILVVGAFIHGYKTKTLPQFFKASVLLAIAGILAILPAADNLLPVKEYTDYTMRGSKSELTLGKEDAKENKSTGLDIDYAFEWSYGVPESFTFMIPGFVGNSSGQKLGTGSHVYEQMVSLGAPPQQVEQFMEQMKFPLYYGAQERGTSGPVYVGAIICFLFILSLLVVNSWHKWWLLAVTIVGFILAWGKNFAFINDFLFYHLPLYSKFRAPAQALVLPSLTFVILACWALQEVANGKHSKEALLQKLKQALYISGGIIAVIGILGSMFWNFSSHSDASMTQYFAQMMGGEENAKLMIRALEKDRSSLLLKDSIRSLVFILIAAGAIWAYLKEKLAWQPAALILVAAVAIDLVQVDRNYLGKDSFVDESVMNAPFQPSAADLQIKQDPDPYYRVFNLTSDPFNDAIPSYFHKNIGGYSPAKLWIYQDLITHQISKNNMGVLNMLNAKYFIVPDQKTGQPVAQRNPDNNGNAWFVKGIVWAPDANTEMKTLDYLHTKDSAVVDKRFAKELGANYQPAATDSSAAIKLTKYGLNSLEYTSTNAQEGLGVFSEIYYPAGWNAYIDGKKTDIVRVDYALRGLKIPAGQHKIDLKFEPATFYKAQKISSITSIILVLVVIGSFIWEIIGAGKKEEKAAA, from the coding sequence ATGAAGCAAAACTGGCTAAAAGCCATTCTTCCGCATCTGGCAGCAATTGGCATCTTTATATTGCTGGCAACGGTTTACTGCTCTCCTGTATTGGAAGGCAAGATAGTAAACCAGAGCGACATGATGAACGTAACCGGAATGGCCAAAGAGGCGAGGGACTTTTACGAAACGACGGGTGAAACCCCTTTGTGGACTAACAGCATGTTCTCCGGGATGCCTTCCTATGTGATTTACACAGGCCCCGGCAAAAATGCGATCACCTTCGTGAACAAACTGGTCACCCTCGGCCTGCCCTCCCCTGTTAACATGCTGTTCCTCGCTATGATCAGCATGTACCTCCTCGCCTGCATCCTGGATTTCAAATACTGGATAAGGATACTGGGCGCCATCGCTTTTGCTTTCTGCTCTTATAATGTGATCCTCATCGATGTAGGACACATCACCAAAATGTACGACATCGCACTGATGCCTGCTGTACTGGCCGGCATCATCCTCACCTACCGCGGACGCCTCATCGGCGGATTTGGCCTTACCGCCATCGCCACCGCCCTGCTGATATACAACAACCACCTGCAGATGATCTATTACACCCTGATCATGATCCTCATCCTGGTGGTAGGCGCTTTTATCCACGGCTATAAAACAAAGACCCTCCCGCAGTTCTTCAAAGCTTCCGTACTGCTGGCCATCGCCGGCATACTGGCTATTTTACCTGCGGCAGACAACCTGCTCCCCGTAAAGGAATACACCGACTATACCATGCGCGGCAGCAAATCCGAACTCACCCTCGGTAAAGAAGATGCGAAAGAAAATAAATCCACGGGGCTCGACATAGACTACGCTTTCGAATGGAGCTACGGCGTCCCGGAATCCTTCACCTTCATGATCCCCGGCTTCGTGGGCAACTCCTCCGGCCAGAAACTGGGCACCGGCTCCCATGTGTACGAACAGATGGTCAGCCTCGGCGCTCCGCCCCAGCAAGTGGAACAGTTCATGGAACAGATGAAATTCCCGCTGTACTACGGCGCACAGGAAAGAGGCACCTCCGGCCCCGTATACGTAGGCGCTATCATCTGCTTCCTGTTCATCCTCTCCCTGCTGGTAGTGAACAGCTGGCATAAATGGTGGCTGCTGGCCGTTACCATCGTGGGCTTTATCCTCGCATGGGGCAAAAACTTCGCTTTTATCAACGATTTCCTTTTCTACCACCTCCCGCTGTACAGCAAGTTCAGAGCGCCTGCACAAGCCCTCGTACTGCCGTCCCTTACCTTCGTGATACTGGCGTGCTGGGCGCTGCAGGAAGTGGCCAACGGTAAACACAGCAAGGAAGCACTGCTGCAGAAACTGAAACAGGCACTCTACATCTCCGGCGGGATCATCGCAGTGATCGGCATCCTCGGCAGCATGTTCTGGAACTTCAGCAGCCACAGCGATGCAAGCATGACGCAGTATTTCGCTCAGATGATGGGCGGCGAAGAAAACGCCAAACTCATGATCCGCGCACTGGAAAAAGACCGCAGCTCCCTGCTGCTGAAAGACAGCATCCGCTCCCTGGTATTTATCCTGATCGCCGCCGGCGCCATCTGGGCCTACCTGAAAGAGAAACTGGCATGGCAGCCCGCTGCACTGATACTGGTAGCCGCCGTAGCCATAGACCTGGTACAGGTAGACCGTAACTATCTCGGTAAAGACAGCTTCGTGGATGAATCAGTGATGAACGCGCCCTTCCAGCCTTCTGCCGCTGACCTGCAAATTAAACAGGACCCGGACCCGTACTACCGTGTGTTCAACCTCACCTCCGATCCGTTTAATGACGCCATCCCCTCTTACTTCCACAAAAACATCGGTGGCTACAGCCCCGCCAAACTGTGGATCTACCAGGACCTCATCACCCACCAGATCTCTAAAAACAATATGGGCGTGCTCAATATGCTCAACGCCAAATATTTCATCGTACCGGACCAGAAAACCGGTCAACCGGTAGCACAGCGCAATCCCGACAATAACGGTAACGCCTGGTTCGTAAAAGGGATCGTATGGGCCCCGGACGCCAATACGGAAATGAAAACGCTGGACTACCTGCATACGAAAGACTCCGCAGTAGTGGACAAACGTTTTGCGAAAGAACTAGGTGCCAACTACCAACCCGCTGCTACTGACAGCAGCGCTGCCATCAAACTCACCAAATACGGCCTCAACAGCCTGGAATATACGTCCACCAACGCACAGGAAGGTCTTGGCGTATTCTCCGAGATCTACTACCCCGCCGGCTGGAACGCTTACATCGACGGTAAAAAGACCGACATCGTAAGGGTCGACTACGCCCTGCGCGGCCTGAAAATACCTGCCGGCCAGCATAAGATCGACCTGAAATTTGAGCCTGCCACTTTCTACAAAGCCCAGAAAATATCCTCCATCACCTCCATCATACTGGTGCTGGTGGTAATCGGGTCATTTATATGGGAAATCATTGGCGCAGGTAAAAAAGAAGAGAAAGCCGCAGCATAA